The DNA sequence GGTGGGCAGGTGGCGGCGCAGTGTCTGCTGGCCGCCGCACAGACCGTCGACCGGGCGCGTGTTGCGCACTCGATCCACACGTCGTTCCTCAGAGGCGGTGACAACTCCAAACCCGTCGCCTATCGCGTCGATCGACAGCGCGAGTCCAAGTCGATGTCCACGCGCGCCGTCACGGCCGAGCAGGACGGACGGGTACTCGCCACCGCCACGGTGTCGTTCCATCTCATACCCGGGGCGGGTACGGTCCCGACCCCGGAGTACGACTGCGCCAGTGAGCAGTCAGCCGTCGAAGCAGTGCGAGCTCCGGCGTCGCTACCCACCCGAGGGGAATCGCTACGTGCGCGTTTCGGGCGGGACGTGCCGCCTAACGGTGCTGCGGAATGGCCGGTGGATCTGCGCTACGCCGACCGCGCGCCCTGGCTCGCTGCCCGCAATCATCACGACAGGAATCCCCGTAATCGAGTCTGGTTGCGGGCTCCCGAGTACCCGCGTGATCTCCGCGGATCGGACGCCGCTGCACTGACTTTCGCCACGGACCTGCCGATGTTCGAGCCGGTCTTCTTCCCAACCGATATCGCCTGGGAGGATGTCGTGTCCGGCACCGCCCTGCTGGGAGCCAGCATCGACCACAGCCTGTGGTTCCATCGTCCGGCGCGGGTCGACGAGTGGTTGATTCTCGATCTGCTCTCGCCGATTGCGCGCGACTCGCGAGCGTTCATCAGGGGCGACGTACGTACCCGCGCTGGTGCTCTGGTGGCGTCGGTCGCGCAGGAAGTCGCCTTCATCGCCCCACATCCGTGACCGGCGGGCAACTCTGCGCTCCGTTGCCGGTGTTTGGGCGGCGCTCACCGATGGAGGCGAGCCGCGATGGCTCGTTTGCCGCGCTATGACAGCGTCGCCGGAATAGGTTGGTCGTCACCGAGCCGACTCACACCGCCTCTCCAACTGGCGCGAACCGGTACGTGCGGCTTTTCGAATGCTGCGGGGCGGCCAGCCGAGAGAAGACAGTCACAGACCGAGTTCAGACAAGCCCGGATGGTCCACTGGGCGTGGCTCATTGCGATCCCAGAAGAACATGCGCTGCCCTTCCTCAATCCGCACATCGTTGATGCTGGCGTGCCGGTGTGTCATCAGACCGTCCTCGTTGTATAGCCAGTTCTCGTTGCCGTAGGCGCGGAACCATTGGCCCGAATCGTCGTGGTATTCGTACGCGAACCGCACCGCAATGCGGTCTTCACTTTGCGCCCACAGTTCCTTGATGAGGCGGTACTCGTGTTCGCGGTCCCATTTGTCACTCAAGAACTCGATGATCTGCGTGCGGCCTGTCACGAACACCGACCGGTTTCGCCACACGCTGTCGACCGAGTAGGCCTGCGCGATGCGCTGCGGGTCCCGGCTGTTCCAGGCGTCTTCAGCCAGCCGGACCTTCAGCGTGGCGGAGCCATCAGTGAAGGGCGGAACTGGCGGTTTGACAATGTTTGCAGAATTCATGGCCATAGTCGGTGTCTTCCTCGGTAGTAGATCGGGCTTGCGGGCTATGTAGACGAAGTTGTCTACATAAACCTCACCGTACTGCATGTAGACGAACCTGTCTACATTGCGCCGCCGCTCTGTGGACAGAGTTGTCTACAATGTCGGTATGAGCATCGCCGATACTCTGGATCCGCAGATCGACGTGCCGGCTCTCCCGGCTCGGGAACGGATACTGGCCACCGCGTACCGGCTCTTTTATCGCGAGGGGATTCGGGCCACCGGCGTCGACAAGGTGATAGCCGAGGCCGGCGTCACCAAGGTGACGTTCTACCGTCACTTTCCGAGCAAGGACGCTCTTATCCTGGCGTTCTTGGATTTGCGCCACCGGCGTTG is a window from the Mycolicibacterium anyangense genome containing:
- a CDS encoding acyl-CoA thioesterase, coding for MEALGGDMYFAGPTTSAFARLYGGQVAAQCLLAAAQTVDRARVAHSIHTSFLRGGDNSKPVAYRVDRQRESKSMSTRAVTAEQDGRVLATATVSFHLIPGAGTVPTPEYDCASEQSAVEAVRAPASLPTRGESLRARFGRDVPPNGAAEWPVDLRYADRAPWLAARNHHDRNPRNRVWLRAPEYPRDLRGSDAAALTFATDLPMFEPVFFPTDIAWEDVVSGTALLGASIDHSLWFHRPARVDEWLILDLLSPIARDSRAFIRGDVRTRAGALVASVAQEVAFIAPHP
- a CDS encoding nuclear transport factor 2 family protein; this encodes MNSANIVKPPVPPFTDGSATLKVRLAEDAWNSRDPQRIAQAYSVDSVWRNRSVFVTGRTQIIEFLSDKWDREHEYRLIKELWAQSEDRIAVRFAYEYHDDSGQWFRAYGNENWLYNEDGLMTHRHASINDVRIEEGQRMFFWDRNEPRPVDHPGLSELGL